ACTGTATTTCTGGGCGTTCGTAGTCGCCATCCTCATCTTCGCGGTCGGCGCCGGCGTGTCGATGTACGAAGGCTATGTCCACATCATCGAGCCGGAAGAGCTGGCGGATCCGCTGGTCAACTATATCGTGCTGGCCATCGCCTTCGCCCTGGAAGGAAGCTCGTGGTTCATCGCCATGCGGGAATTTCGCAAGGCCAAGGGCGATACCGGCTGGTGGCGCGCGATCCGGCAGAGCAAGGACCCTGCCGGCTTCATCGTCCTGTTCGAGGATTCGGCAGCGCTTGCCGGGCTCGTCATCGCCGGCATCGGCGTGTGGGCAAGCCATGCCTTCGCCGATCCGCGCATCGACGGCGTCGCCTCTATGGCGATCGGCCTGATCCTCGGGCTGGTGGCCGTCCTCCTCGCGCGTGAAGCGAAGGGGCTGCTGATCGGCGAGCGCGCGAATCCGCAGGTGGTCGAGACGGTCCGCGGCATCGTCGCCGCCCATCCGGCGATCACCCACGTCAACCACGTCCGGACGATCCACACCGCGCCCGATGCAATCTTCGTGGCGGTCAGCGCGGATTTCGACGATGCCATCACGATGGGCGATGCGGAGACGATGATCGAGCAAATGGAAGACAGCCTGCGCGCGGCGGTTCCGACCTTGAGCTCGATCTACATCCGCCCGGAAAAGCGGGAGAATGCAGCGACGTTGGCGACCATCGACACGCCGTGAAGCCCCCTACGACGGGCTTTCGAATCGCGACCGATGCAGGTACCATCCTGCGCCATGCACCGCCTGATCCTGCGCCCGTTGCTCGCCGCCACGCTGCTCGCCTGTTCCATGGTCGCGGCGGTGCCCGCCTGGGCTGCGGTGACGATCACCTTCTGGAGCCACGAACTCGGCAACAGCTTTCCGCACGCGTTCTTCACGCTGCGCGGGACCCCGGACGCGGGCGGCGCGCCGGTCGACGTCAACTACGGGTTCACGGCCAAGGCGATCTCGCCGAAGCTGCTGATGGGAACAGTCGCCGGCCGGCTGGACATCTCAAAGCCCGGTTACATCGCGGGCAGCGACGCTCAGTTCGCGATGGTGTTGAGCGACGCCCAATATGCGCAGGTGCTGACGCTGATCGCTGCCTGGGACGAAAAGACCGGTGACGGCCACTACAATCTGAACGCTCGCAATTGCGTCCATTTCGTCAAGGAAGCGGCGCGCATCGCCGGCCTTTCCGGGCTCGACCAGCCGACG
The sequence above is a segment of the Sphingomonas insulae genome. Coding sequences within it:
- a CDS encoding cation diffusion facilitator family transporter, whose amino-acid sequence is MSQGLTARIRENIVLYGALAANLGIGVAKFVAAGITGSSSMLTEGVHSCVDSGNQILLLYGQHRAKRQPDVVHPFGYGRELYFWAFVVAILIFAVGAGVSMYEGYVHIIEPEELADPLVNYIVLAIAFALEGSSWFIAMREFRKAKGDTGWWRAIRQSKDPAGFIVLFEDSAALAGLVIAGIGVWASHAFADPRIDGVASMAIGLILGLVAVLLAREAKGLLIGERANPQVVETVRGIVAAHPAITHVNHVRTIHTAPDAIFVAVSADFDDAITMGDAETMIEQMEDSLRAAVPTLSSIYIRPEKRENAATLATIDTP